One Triticum dicoccoides isolate Atlit2015 ecotype Zavitan chromosome 4B, WEW_v2.0, whole genome shotgun sequence genomic window carries:
- the LOC119294167 gene encoding uncharacterized protein LOC119294167: MGPAAGAVIEIISDDEKEDSFSAKPTADALDWASSLLLDDLTGLGEGLDDSAVIQELLSALEGEKKAAADDDDDDDDCVILDGDPDKPLVVVKEEKPRKDGAEEDLQVLSEKGEVACRDFPHPRHLCARLPFGTGSHANHCTVCHCYVCDSRAPCPWWGKGSLPTDHCHATDKDEKWKKQRQSLKRKSVQPSKREGVKKMSLSSSTTPSSQQFTGHQVSAAQPYAPLWTTVNKPSVARVPVASNASQNQQRRPSALGTGVNQPVAGRVPVASNVSPNQQLHPSALRATVNQPSTGRVPVASNVSRNQQLHPSALGTNVNQTSTARLPVASNASQNQQMHPSVMAAQNAWRTTHLPKASAPGPKFSGKTSNRPGAAPTVYTPSNGYIYPALRNNAPMHPATPRAVQTVQAAPGSRGLPGGNLIQGFSTQRSLAAPVQVRPMPHLQAASNGSSGTAGMQQLRQCSTQVAQATQQVTQAPQGVQDASAIQKSWQIALANLASDLGVSDYNVEWPPVQPSVSTQPLHHSQLLAQPKVVQGPETHCSSIPATADTRPSNGLPQQDSKSADSAVSMQKTQALCILSSQSSLTSNETSLNSFVAKPATEH; this comes from the exons ATGGGGCCGGCGGCGGGGGCTGTCATCGAGATCATCTCGGACGACGAGAAGGAGGATTCTTTTTCTGCCAAGCCGACCGCCGACGCGCTCGATTGGGCCTCCAGCCTCCTGCTCGACGACCTCACTGGCTTGGGGGAGGGTTTAGACGACTCCGCCGTGATACAGGAGCTCTTGTCCGCTCTGGAGGGTGAGAAGAAGGCTGctgctgatgatgatgacgacgacgacgactgcgTGATCCTGGACGGTGACCCTGACAAGCCCCTGGTCGttgtcaaggaggagaagcctcGGAAAGATGGGGCAGAAGAAGACTTGCAGGTTCTTTCAGAGAAAGGGGAG GTAGCATGCAGGGATTTCCCCCATCCACGTCATCTATGTGCTAGATTGCCTTTTGGAACTGGATCTCATGCAAATCATTGCACCGTG TGCCACTGTTATGTTTGTGATTCTCGTGCTCCATGCCCCTGGTGGGGCAAAGGGTCCTTGCCTACTGATCATTGTCATGCTACCGATAAGGATGAAAAATGGAAGAAACAGAGGCAATCACTCAAACGGAAGAGCGTGCAACCATCTAAGCGTGAAGGTGTCAAGAAAATGTCTCTCTCAAGCTCAACAACACCATCCTCTCAGCAATTTACAGGGCATCAGGTATCAGCTGCACAACCATATGCACCTTTGTGGACAACTGTAAACAAACCTTCTGTGGCAAGGGTTCCTGTTGCAAGTAATGCCAGCCAAAATCAACAAAGGCGTCCATCTGCTTTGGGGACAGGTGTGAACCAACCTGTCGCCGGAAGAGTTCCTGTTGCAAGTAATGTCAGCCCAAATCAACAATTGCATCCATCTGCTTTGAGGGCAACCGTAAACCAACCTTCCACCGGAAGAGTTCCTGTTGCAAGTAATGTCAGCAGAAATCAACAATTGCATCCATCTGCTTTGGgaacaaatgtaaaccaaacttccACCGCAAGACTTCCTGTTGCAAGTAATGCCAGCCAAAATCAACAAATGCATCCATCTGTTATGGCTGCACAGAATGCGTGGCGAACCACCCATCTGCCAAAAGCATCAGCTCCTGGGCCAAAATTCTCAGGTAAAACATCCAACAGGCCTGGGGCTGCTCCTACAGTCTACACACCCTCAAATGGGTACATTTACCCTGCTCTTCGGAACAATGCCCCAATGCATCCAGCAACCCCGCGTGCAGTTCAGACAGTACAAGCGGCACCCGGAAGCAGGGGACTGCCAGGAGGTAACCTTATTCAGGGTTTCTCCACTCAGCGTTCTCTTGCTGCGCCGGTGCAGGTTCGGCCAATGCCACATCTCCAGGCTGCTTCCAATGGATCGTCTGGTACTGCTGGAATGCAGCAGCTTCGTCAGTGCTCCACGCAAGTAGCTCAGGCAACACAGCAAGTAACCCAGGCACCACAAGGCGTGCAAGACGCATCAGCTATTCAGAAGTCATGGCAGATTGCACTTGCTAATCTGGCCTCTGATCTTGGTGTGTCTGACTACAATGTCGAATGGCCGCCTGTTCAACCGTCTGTCAGCACTCAGCCTCTGCATCACAGCCAGCTACTTGCTCAACCAAAGGTGGTCCAGGGGCCTGAAACGCATTGCAGCAGTATTCCGGCGACAGCGGACACGAGGCCTTCTAATGGTCTTCCCCAGCAGGATAGCAAATCTGCAGACAGTGCTGTTTCTATGCAGAAAACACAAGCCTTGTGCATACTGAGTTCGCAGAGCAGCCTTACCTCAAATGAAACTTCTCTGAATAGCTTTGTAGCTAAACCTGCCACGGAACATTGA